The Paenibacillus mucilaginosus 3016 genome includes the window GAAGCGCTCGATCTCATCGAGCGTCTGCCCGGTCAGCTCGGCATCGTAGGGGAGCCCCGCTTTTTTGAAGCCGATCTGCACGATGACGCGGAAGAACAGCCAGTTGCAGTCCCACAGCTTCCGTCCGTTGATCTGCCGGAGCCAGGCGGCCAGCCGCTCGAGCTCTTCGCCGGACAGCTTCTCCCGCAGCAGCTCCGGGACCAGCGCGAGAGCGAGGCCGAAGGCGGCCATCTCCACGGATTTTTGGTCATAGTCGTGCACCGTTCCCCAGTATTCCTCATGCCCCGGATCCGTGCCGCTGCGGATGCCTTCCAGCACGGTCTCGAGCAGCTCGCTGGTCTCTCCGCCCGCGAGGAGGGGAACCAGCCCCCACAGGACACGGGAGAAGCCTTCGTAGCCGGCGACCTCCCTCGGGTAGCTTGCTGCCGTGCCGCCGAGCTCGAGCCGGGCCGAGCCAGGACTGTAATACGGGAGCAGGGGAGCGCTGAGCTGTCTGAAGGCCAGGATGAGATCTTCTCTTGTTACCAGCGGATTGTTCACAATAGGCTGCGATTTCATTGTAGGGTTTCCTTTCCTTCCGTCATAAGCTCCTTCTGAAACTTGCCTCGATTATAACCGCACTTTGTTCCCCGATGCATCGGCCTCCCCCCAAGTAGTCAAAATAATTCTAAGAGATGTCAAAATAACGTTATCGTGCTGCCGGGTCCTGGCCTATAATGTACCTATAACCCCCGCTTCGGCAGGGCATCTGGAGCCCCCGATCACGGATGGCAGACAAGGAAGGCGACCCGCATGATTCTGTTTGGGCGAAGGTTCAGACCGTTCTCCATTACCTCATTTCGCACCAAGCTGACCCTCGTGTCGGTCTTGTGCATCCTGCTTCCGGCTCTCGTTACACTCGTCGTGTACAACCTGCTCACCCGCGATGCAGTGAAGGAGCAGGCGGTATCGGGTGCGAAGCAGACGCTGGAGCTCATTGACGGCCATGTATCCAACACGCTGGAGTACATGACCTATCTTCTGAATTACATCCAGGAAGACATCGATCTCAAAATGGCCCTGAAACAGCTCAATGACACCGTTTACAGTGAGGACCGGTTAACGAACGAGCAGTACACCACAGGCAGTGTGGTGCGGTACAAGATCGACAGCCTGACGGCGGCCGGGGAAAGCGTCTACCTGACGATCGTGCTGCCGAACGGCATGTACTTTACGAACTATCCGGCTTATGAATATGCCCCGGCCCGGATCTTGAAGGAGCCGTGGCTCCGGCAGGCGAACGGGGTGTACGGCTATCATTCCTATTGGCCGGGCACGCTGCCTACCCAGTTCCTGTCGGAGAAAGGGAGAAATCCGTACCAGCTGACGGTCGTCCGCGCGCTGAGAAACCAGAGCTCCGACAACTCCACGATCTACGCCTATGTAGTCGTCACGATCATGGAGAGCCGGATTCACCGGTATTTCGAACGCCTCGCCGCCGGCCAGGAGGTGATGCTCCTCGATCGGGACGACCGGGTGCTGTCGCATACGGATGCGGGGCATATCGGGACGGACTTCGCCTACCTGAAACAGGCGGAGGGAGAGCCGGAGCGGGATATCGTGCGCCGGGACGGCACCGACTACCTGATCTCGCAGCACCCGATCTCCTTCAGCGTCAACGGTTGGAAGCTCGTTTCGCTGACGCCGTACCGTACGGCGGTGACCAAGATCAATGCGATTTTTCAGAACGTGTTCCTGTTCCAGCTCGTCTCCTTCGTGCTCTTCTTCATCCTCCTGATGGTGGCGCTGCGGGCGTTCACCAAGCCGCTGGTGAAGCTGGACAAGGTGGCCGTGGAGGTGCAGAAGGGGGATCTCAGCGTCCGCTCGTCGATCCGCGGGATGGATGAGATCGGCCGCCTCGGCAAATCGTTCGACGGCATGCTCGAGCGCATCTCCGATATGATCGAGGAGATTACGCAGACCCAGGCGCGTAAGCGGAAGGCGGAGCTGAGCATGCTGCAGGCGCAGATCAATCCGCATTTTCTGTTCAACGTGCTGAATTCGATCCGGATGAAGGTGCTCGGGCGCGGGGACCGGGAGAGTGCGGAGATGATTGCTTCGCTCTCCAAGCTGCTGCGGATGACGATCCAGGACCAGGGAAGCATTCCCCTCCACGACGAGGTGGAGACCGTGATCGATTATATGAAGCTGATGAATATGCGCCAAAAAGAAACCGCTGTCCTCGAGGTGGACATTGCCCCGGAGGTGTATCTGGAGCGGGTGCCGCGCTTCTTCCTGCAGCCGCTGATCGAGAATGCGCTCATCCACGGCCTGAACCAGCAGGCCGGCACGGTCTTCCTCGAGGCCTCGCCGGAGGAGGCGGACCTGATCCGCATCCGCGTCCGGGATACCGGGCAGGGCATGGATGCGGAGAAGCTGGAGAGGCTGCGCCGGCGGCTGTCGGCCCTGCCGGGGGAAGAGGCGGCAGGCCCCGACAAGAAGGGCTTCTCTTCCATCGGGCTCTCCAACGTATACGAGCGGATGCGGATGACCTTCGGGGAGCGTTTCCGGATGGTGATCGACAGCACGGAGGGAGCGGGAACGGTCATTACGATGTATATTCCGAAGCAGGAGGAGGCGGAGCCGCATGTACAAGGTCATGCTGGTGGATGATGATTACCCGGTGCTGGAATTCCTGGCGAATACCATCCCGTGGGAGAAGCTCGGGCTGACGCTGACGGGCACCTATGAGAACGGGGCGGTGGCGCTGGAGGCGGCGCAGAAGATGATGCCCGATATTGTGGTGACGGACATCGGCATGCCGCGCATGAACGGCCTGGAGCTGATCCGGGCTCTGAAGGAGCTTGAGCCGAGGACGCGCTTCGCCATTCTTTCCTGCCACAGCGAGTTCCATTATGCCCAGCAGGCGATGAAGCTGAGCGTACAGGATTACCTCGTGAAGGATACGCTCGATCCGGAAGACATGGAGAAGCTGCTCGCCCAGTTCAAGGCCTCTCTGGATGAGGAGACGAAGGGGGTTGAGCGGCAGAACCGGATGCGGCAGATGATCGACCGCAACCGGGAGCGGCATAAGGAGACCTTCCTCCGCGGGACGATTCACGAGCCGATCCTGGACGGGCAGGCCTGGCTCCAGGAGGCGGAGGCGTTCGGGCTGAGGCTGCAGGATCGGGTGTGTCTGCCGGTGGCATGCTATATCGATGACCAGCGCCTGGCGCGGCAGCGGTTCGTTACCGATGACGTGCTGCGCTTCGCCGTCAATAATATTCTCGAAGAAATTCTCGGGGCCGATGAGCGGGGCGCGGTGAACTTCACCTATGACGTGCTCCGTTCCTTCATTCTCATCCCCGCGCCGGGCGGGATCAAAACCAACCCGTACGACGAGGCGGTCAAGCTGCTGGCCAGGGTGCAGTCGACGGTCTATGCGGCGCTCAAGCTCAAGCTGTCCTTCATCATCGGTCGGACCTGCGGGGAGCCCTCCGGACTGAAGCAGGAGCTGACCGGGCTGCTCGGCGCGTCGGGCCAGCGCTTCTATATGCGGCAGCAGTCGATGGAGAAGCGGGAGCAGATGACCTTCTCCGAGGCGGACCTGTTCTCCTGCTACGATGAGGCGGCCAGCGGCTTCCGCGGGGTCCTCCTAGAGGGCGGCGCGGCCACGGTGCAGCCGGTTCTGGCCTATTGGACGGGGTACCTGCGGGCGGAGAAGTTTCGTCCGGAGACGGTCAAGGATTGGGTGCTGAAGCTGGTGCTGGATCTCAAGCTGAAGCTGCAGTCGATGCAGCTGTTCCGCAACCATTATTCGGTGGAGATCCTGCACAAGGAGCTCCTGGAGATGGATACGCTCGATGAGATCGAAGCCTGGGTGAACGGCTTCTTCGAATCCTCGCTTACCGCCGCCCGGGACGCCAAGGTGCTCAGCAAGCGGACGGAGGTGCTCGATGCCTGCCACTATGTCTCGCAGCACCTGAACCGCAAGATCTCCCTCGACGAGGTGGCCGAGCACCTGTACATGAACCCGAGCTATTTCAGCCGGCTGTTCAAGAAGGAAACCGGGGAGACGTTCATCGAGTTCGTGAACCGGGCCAAGGTCAACCGGGCGAAGGAGCTGCTCGACGGCACGAACCTGTCCGTGGCGAAGATCTGCGAGGCGCTCGGCTACGACAACCACAGCTATTTCATCAAAATGTTCAAGGCGGCGGCAGGCGTCACACCGCAGGAATACCGGGGAACGGCACCGGTCAAGGCCTAGCGGCGGATAGTCAAAATACCGGCAGGAGAAGTCAATATAGCGTGATTCCTCCGCGGTGCCGGCTTGCTATAATGAGCGGGTGTGCCGGGGCCCGCGCTCCGGCTGCACCCGCCGAAGGGGCGTATATGACAACAACAGCATGGATGAGACGGATGCGGTGTGTGAGCGCTGGGGCTGTGTTGTGCCTGCTGGCCGGCTGCATGCCCGGAGGCGGCACGGACACGGAGAGCGGGGGGGGGCCGGGGCGGGAGCCGGTGACGATTGCCTTCCACACCTTTGGAAGCGAAGAGCAGCAGGCCTGGGGCCGGGTGATCTCCTCCTTCGAGGCCAGGCACCCGGACATCCGCGTGAAGCTGGTGAATCTGAGCGAGAACGGGGACACCCAGGAATACGCGAAGCGGCTGGATCTCGCGGCCGCTTCCGGCGAGGAGATGGACGTGCTCATGTTCAGCGAGCCCGCCATGTATGCCCAGCGGGTCGCTCTGGGCATGGCCGCGCCGCTGGATGAATACATCCGGAGGGAAGGCTACCGGGTCAGCGAGGAATACAAGGTGGACACGCAGCTCGGCGGGAAGGTGTATGCGCTGCCCGGCAAGTTCAATCCCTGGTATGTCCTGCTGAATAAGGACCATCTGGACGAAACGGGTCTGAAGGTGCCGACCGACTGGACGTGGGATGAGTTCATGGACTACGCCGGGAAGCTGACCCGCCCCGGTGCGGGCGGGCGCTACGGCACCTATCTGCACGGGCCGCGGGGAGACGGCTGGGCGGAGTTCACCCGGCTCGCGATGGCGAACCAGCCGGAGAATCCGGATTATCTGCGGGCGGACGGCACGTCCAATCTGGACAGTCCGCTGTTCCGCCGGTCCATCGAGATCCGCTACCGGATGGAGAAGCTCGACCGGTCGGCAACGCCCTATATCGATGCCATTGCGAGGAAGCTGCACTACCGCACCGAGTTCTTCAGCGGAGCGGCCAGCATGATCGTGATCGGCTCCTGGATGAACCCCGAGATCGGAGGAACGGAGGCGTTCCCGCTCAAGTTTCATGTCGCTGCCGCCCCGTACCCCCGCAATCAGGCGTCGGACCCGGGAGGCTATACGATCGTCACGACGGACTTCATGGCCGTGGCGGCGGCTTCGAAGCACAAGGAGCAGGCGTACCGGTTCATCCGTTATTACACGACCGAGGGGATGCTCGAGCAGGGGAAGTATATTCCCTCGTGGACGGGGGTGGACAGCGGGACGCTGGAGCGGATCATTGAGCGGACCGCAGCGGGAAGCCGGTCGCCGGAGCTCGTCGACACGGCTTCCCTGAAGGCCGTGCTGGCGGAGGCCAAAGCGCCGAAGCTCGTGACGCCCGCCCCGTTTCAGGCGGATGTATACCGGGTGGTCAACGAAGAGTTCGAGAAGCTGATGCTGGACCAGATAAGCCTGGACGCCATGATCTCGAACGCGCGGATCCGGACGCAGAAGATGATCGATACGAACAGGAAGTGAGCATGGCTAAAGGCCGGCAGCAGCTGCCGGCGAATAGGGGGATGAGGACATGAACGGGACGAAGAGTCAGCCGGATTGGGTACGGGAGGCGTGGAGCCGGACGACGGCCAAGGTTACAAGAATCAGCGGCCGCATCGGGGACCGGTTCCCGCATGCCTCCGTACAGGGGGAGTACAAGCTGGAGCCGCCTTACTGGTGGACGGCCGGGTTCTGGCCGGGCCTGCTGTGGCTCGTCTACCGCGAGACGAAGAACGAGGCGCTCCGGGAGCTCGCGGAATCATGCGAGCGGCAGCTGGATCAGGTGATCACCGATTATTACAAGCTCGACCACGATATCGGCTTCATGTGGACGCTGACCAGCGTAGCCCGGCATAAGCTGCTCGGCGCCGAGGATTCGAAGCGCCGCGCGCTTCTGGCCGCGAATCTGCTCGCGGCGCGGTTCAACGTACAGGGCGGCTACATCCGCGCCTGGAATCCGTGGCGCGAAGGCGAGCAGAATGCGGGCTGGGCGATCATCGACTGCATGATGAATCTGCCGCTGCTTCATTGGGCCTCGGCCGTGACGGGGGACCCGCGCTACAAGCATACGGCCGTCCGGCATGCGGACATGGCCGTGGAGCACTTCATCCGGCCGGACGGGTCGGTCAATCATATCGTGATCTTCGACCCGGAGACCGGGGAGAAGGTCGAGGTGAACGGCGGGCAGGGCTACGGCCCGGATTCGGCGTGGAGCCGGGGAACCGCCTGGGCCATCTACGGGATGAGCCTCAGCTATCACTACACACAGGATGAGAAGTACCTGCATGCGGCCAAGCGCGCAGCGCACTTCTTCCTGGCGAATCTGCCGGAGGACAGCGTGCCGCACTGGGATTTCCGCCTGCCGGAGGGCGTCCCCGCTTACCGCGATTCTTCGGCTGGCGCCTGCGCGGCCTGCGGCTTGCTGCTGCTTGCCGAGCAGGTGGACGGCCGGGAGTCGGCGCTGTACCGCTCGGCGGGGGAGCGCATCCTGCATTCGCTGTACGTGAATTACGGCGCTTGGGACAACGAGGAAGAAGAGGGCCTGATCCTGCACGGCACATCCCACTTCCCTGAAGGGAAGAACATCGATGTGCCGCTGATCTACGGCGATTATTATTTCGCCGAAGGCCTGGCGCGGCTGGCGGGTTACCGCGAGCTGTTCTGGTAATCCTGTGTAAGCCTGACCCGAAGGAGAAGGCCCTGCATCCCGGAGCGGATGCAGGGCTTTTTTTTGACACATTATAGAATTGAATAAATTTCGGGGCTCGATTCTTCTGGCGCGCAAGCTGTCTATGGAAATAGCGGAAGTACGGTGCGCTATTCCCACTATTCGGGGGTACCCGTCAGAGATAAAGGAACTCAGATGCGCTATTGTAAGGATGGGCGCGGTTTCCGTACCCGTTTTCTCCTTATAAGGCATTTGAGTTCCGCTATGTTCCGGGAAATGACGGGAAATCCCTCAATAAGATACCTCGCTTCCGCTATTTTAAAACGAACGTTGGGGCGCCGTGCCGAAACGATCGGTCACCGGAAGCGGAGGCTGAACCGCATACCTTCCGGCTCGAACTGCAGGTAACGGATCGCAGAGATCTGAGACAAACAGCGGATCAGCTCCGCCTGCAGCAGCTGCAGACCATCCGGCCGGCAGGCGTACTTCCCGCACCTCTATCCCCGTATGGACTGCGGTGAGATCCGATCAGGTTGAAGAGCAGTCGGCCCGCCGCCTCCTTGCGGTCCCGGAGAGCAGCAGAGGGGATGGATTTGGGGTGGAACGTTTACGGGCCGCCTATGAAGTCGTGTCCTCCCCCTTAAAAAAATCAAAGGGGACACGACTTCAAGAAAGGTTGAAACCCCATTCCCATTGCTCCCCGCGCGCCAACGTGTGACCGCCACACAGAGATCTTAAAGGACGCCGACAGGCGTTTTTCTTGCTCATTGGCGGAAGCCATGAACCCCTCAGGGACCCGTAAGCTTCTCACCAGAGGGCCCTTGCCCGGCGCGAAGCATCCGGACGAAGGCATCCGCCGCGGCCGACAGCTTCCGGTCCCGCCTGACGGCAAAGCCTATGCTCCGAGGGGGCAGCGGGTCCTCCAGCTTCAGCTCGAAGAGTGTACCTTCCCGAAGCTCTTCCTGCACGAAAGAGCGGCTGATGAACGCGGCGCCGTAGCCCAGCTTTGCGAACTCCGCCAGCAGATCGATGCTGCCAAGTTCTATGTCCGGCTTCACCGTCCGCCCCCTGGCGGCAAACCACATCTCCACGAACACCCTGGTGCTGCTGCCCGGGGATAATAGAATGAGCGGAAGCTCCGCCAGTTCCTCCGCTGACAGGGTCCGGCCCGCGAGCTCTCGGTAAGCATCTCCCACCACAAAACAGTCCTCCAGCACTGCGAGCGTCTGGATATGCAGCTGGGGATCGTCCATGGGCATATGGACCAGGGCGCAGTCGATCACGCCTTCCTTGAGGCGCTGGGTGATGTCGGGCGTCCGGCCGTGCGACAGACGAATCCGGATGCCCGGATAGCTCCGGTGGAAGGCGTTCAGCTGAGGCAGCAGCAGATGCTTGATCAGCGAATCGCTCGCCCCGATCCGGATCTCTCCCTCGCTTAACTGCTTCAGGTTTCGGAGATGCTTCTGTGCCGAGTCCAGCACGGCGAACGATTGCTCCACGTACTCGAGCAGCGCGCGGCCTTCTTCCGTCAGCTCAACACCCTTGGAGAGCCGGTGGAACAGGGGCAGCCCCATGGCCTCTTCGAGCTGCTTGATGGCATAGCTTACCGAAGGCTGCGTGATGTGCAGCTCCTGCGCCGCCTTCGTCAGATTCAGATGCCGCGCCGTATGCAGAAAAATCCGATACCACTCCAGATTCATCATTTGATATAGATCCTCTCTATGACAATGTGCCAAAAATCCGATTTCACCTATTTCAACGTCTTCATTATAATCGAGACATAGCGAGAAGACAAAGATAAGAAGAGGTGGCAGGCATGGTCATGGGTCAGCCGGATTTGGAAGCCCGTTCGCCCTGGTCGGCGAATAACGATAAACCGCAAGTGGAAATCCATCCCCCGGTGGGGGCCGTGAACGGAAGCCTTCGGGTGCCGGGGAGCAAGAGCCTGACGAACCGGGCGCTGGTCATCGCCGCGTTGGCCGAGGGAAGATCGGCCATC containing:
- a CDS encoding cache domain-containing sensor histidine kinase, whose product is MILFGRRFRPFSITSFRTKLTLVSVLCILLPALVTLVVYNLLTRDAVKEQAVSGAKQTLELIDGHVSNTLEYMTYLLNYIQEDIDLKMALKQLNDTVYSEDRLTNEQYTTGSVVRYKIDSLTAAGESVYLTIVLPNGMYFTNYPAYEYAPARILKEPWLRQANGVYGYHSYWPGTLPTQFLSEKGRNPYQLTVVRALRNQSSDNSTIYAYVVVTIMESRIHRYFERLAAGQEVMLLDRDDRVLSHTDAGHIGTDFAYLKQAEGEPERDIVRRDGTDYLISQHPISFSVNGWKLVSLTPYRTAVTKINAIFQNVFLFQLVSFVLFFILLMVALRAFTKPLVKLDKVAVEVQKGDLSVRSSIRGMDEIGRLGKSFDGMLERISDMIEEITQTQARKRKAELSMLQAQINPHFLFNVLNSIRMKVLGRGDRESAEMIASLSKLLRMTIQDQGSIPLHDEVETVIDYMKLMNMRQKETAVLEVDIAPEVYLERVPRFFLQPLIENALIHGLNQQAGTVFLEASPEEADLIRIRVRDTGQGMDAEKLERLRRRLSALPGEEAAGPDKKGFSSIGLSNVYERMRMTFGERFRMVIDSTEGAGTVITMYIPKQEEAEPHVQGHAGG
- a CDS encoding response regulator transcription factor gives rise to the protein MYKVMLVDDDYPVLEFLANTIPWEKLGLTLTGTYENGAVALEAAQKMMPDIVVTDIGMPRMNGLELIRALKELEPRTRFAILSCHSEFHYAQQAMKLSVQDYLVKDTLDPEDMEKLLAQFKASLDEETKGVERQNRMRQMIDRNRERHKETFLRGTIHEPILDGQAWLQEAEAFGLRLQDRVCLPVACYIDDQRLARQRFVTDDVLRFAVNNILEEILGADERGAVNFTYDVLRSFILIPAPGGIKTNPYDEAVKLLARVQSTVYAALKLKLSFIIGRTCGEPSGLKQELTGLLGASGQRFYMRQQSMEKREQMTFSEADLFSCYDEAASGFRGVLLEGGAATVQPVLAYWTGYLRAEKFRPETVKDWVLKLVLDLKLKLQSMQLFRNHYSVEILHKELLEMDTLDEIEAWVNGFFESSLTAARDAKVLSKRTEVLDACHYVSQHLNRKISLDEVAEHLYMNPSYFSRLFKKETGETFIEFVNRAKVNRAKELLDGTNLSVAKICEALGYDNHSYFIKMFKAAAGVTPQEYRGTAPVKA
- a CDS encoding ABC transporter substrate-binding protein encodes the protein MRCVSAGAVLCLLAGCMPGGGTDTESGGGPGREPVTIAFHTFGSEEQQAWGRVISSFEARHPDIRVKLVNLSENGDTQEYAKRLDLAAASGEEMDVLMFSEPAMYAQRVALGMAAPLDEYIRREGYRVSEEYKVDTQLGGKVYALPGKFNPWYVLLNKDHLDETGLKVPTDWTWDEFMDYAGKLTRPGAGGRYGTYLHGPRGDGWAEFTRLAMANQPENPDYLRADGTSNLDSPLFRRSIEIRYRMEKLDRSATPYIDAIARKLHYRTEFFSGAASMIVIGSWMNPEIGGTEAFPLKFHVAAAPYPRNQASDPGGYTIVTTDFMAVAAASKHKEQAYRFIRYYTTEGMLEQGKYIPSWTGVDSGTLERIIERTAAGSRSPELVDTASLKAVLAEAKAPKLVTPAPFQADVYRVVNEEFEKLMLDQISLDAMISNARIRTQKMIDTNRK
- a CDS encoding glycoside hydrolase family 88 protein — encoded protein: MNGTKSQPDWVREAWSRTTAKVTRISGRIGDRFPHASVQGEYKLEPPYWWTAGFWPGLLWLVYRETKNEALRELAESCERQLDQVITDYYKLDHDIGFMWTLTSVARHKLLGAEDSKRRALLAANLLAARFNVQGGYIRAWNPWREGEQNAGWAIIDCMMNLPLLHWASAVTGDPRYKHTAVRHADMAVEHFIRPDGSVNHIVIFDPETGEKVEVNGGQGYGPDSAWSRGTAWAIYGMSLSYHYTQDEKYLHAAKRAAHFFLANLPEDSVPHWDFRLPEGVPAYRDSSAGACAACGLLLLAEQVDGRESALYRSAGERILHSLYVNYGAWDNEEEEGLILHGTSHFPEGKNIDVPLIYGDYYFAEGLARLAGYRELFW
- a CDS encoding LysR family transcriptional regulator; the protein is MMNLEWYRIFLHTARHLNLTKAAQELHITQPSVSYAIKQLEEAMGLPLFHRLSKGVELTEEGRALLEYVEQSFAVLDSAQKHLRNLKQLSEGEIRIGASDSLIKHLLLPQLNAFHRSYPGIRIRLSHGRTPDITQRLKEGVIDCALVHMPMDDPQLHIQTLAVLEDCFVVGDAYRELAGRTLSAEELAELPLILLSPGSSTRVFVEMWFAARGRTVKPDIELGSIDLLAEFAKLGYGAAFISRSFVQEELREGTLFELKLEDPLPPRSIGFAVRRDRKLSAAADAFVRMLRAGQGPSGEKLTGP